In Paenibacillus phoenicis, one genomic interval encodes:
- the trpC gene encoding indole-3-glycerol phosphate synthase TrpC, whose protein sequence is MYLDRIVETKKTEVARLAESFSLADAERRIAAMEPTRGFHAALTTGRKRDMGLIAEVKKASPSKGLIRPDFHPVQLAAAYEAAGTDCISVLTDETYFQGSGAYLSAIREAVNVPLLRKDFVIDERQIYEARLLGADAVLLIAAILSDAQLRDYLSIATALGLDALIEVHDREELERVLMLPAAKLIGINNRNLRTFEVSLETTAALAELVPSSATLISESGIQTRQDVKYLQQTGAQGVLIGETFMRRENVGDAVVDLMGPLLQTDSRELDAEGTTSNG, encoded by the coding sequence ATGTATCTTGATCGAATTGTAGAGACGAAAAAAACAGAAGTCGCACGTTTGGCAGAAAGCTTCTCCCTTGCGGATGCGGAGCGCCGCATTGCGGCGATGGAGCCCACGCGGGGGTTCCACGCGGCACTTACAACCGGCCGGAAGCGGGATATGGGGTTAATCGCCGAGGTGAAAAAGGCGTCCCCGTCCAAAGGGCTGATTCGCCCGGATTTCCATCCGGTGCAGCTGGCAGCGGCTTATGAAGCGGCGGGAACCGATTGCATCTCCGTGCTGACGGATGAAACGTATTTTCAGGGCAGCGGCGCCTATTTGAGCGCAATTCGCGAGGCCGTAAATGTGCCGCTGCTGCGCAAGGATTTTGTGATTGACGAGCGGCAGATTTACGAAGCCCGGCTGCTTGGCGCTGACGCTGTACTGCTGATCGCCGCAATCCTGAGCGATGCACAGCTTCGCGACTACCTGTCGATCGCCACGGCGCTGGGACTGGATGCGCTTATCGAAGTGCATGATCGCGAGGAGCTGGAGCGGGTCCTGATGCTTCCAGCGGCGAAGCTGATCGGCATCAACAACCGGAACCTGCGGACGTTTGAAGTGTCCCTGGAGACGACGGCCGCGTTGGCGGAGCTGGTGCCATCCAGTGCGACGCTGATCAGCGAGAGCGGGATTCAAACCCGGCAGGATGTAAAATACCTTCAACAGACCGGCGCACAAGGCGTGCTGATCGGAGAAACGTTTATGCGGCGAGAAAATGTGGGGGACGCCGTGGTTGACTTAATGGGACCGTTACTTCAAACGGATTCCCGCGAATTGGATGCCGAAGGGACGACGTCAAATGGGTGA
- the trpD gene encoding anthranilate phosphoribosyltransferase: MTGQQTVQAGISRLIEGRHLSREEARGVMQAIMNGESTPAQIGSLLTALRIKGETVEEITGFAEAMRGASSRIHTETQKLLDTCGTGGSGIHKINVSTTAAIVAASVSVRVAKHGNRSASGRSGSADVLEALGVNIQLDASQAKRCLDDIGICFMFSQLYHPSMKHAAGPRKELGIRTVFNMLGPLTNPAGADRQVLGIYDGSKTSTIAEVLRELGSKRALVVSSQEGLDEISISSPTRVSELKNGEITTYELLPEDLGLRTYPLEAMIGGDPETNAEIVRRVLQGERGAHRDVVLANAGACVYVAGLADTIRDGVTIAADAIDSGKAYAKLQQLIQTTGELSYVS; encoded by the coding sequence ATGACAGGACAGCAAACCGTTCAGGCGGGCATTAGCCGCTTGATTGAAGGACGGCATTTGTCGCGGGAAGAAGCGCGTGGTGTGATGCAGGCGATCATGAACGGCGAATCAACGCCAGCTCAAATCGGCAGCCTGTTGACCGCGCTGCGAATCAAGGGAGAGACTGTCGAGGAGATCACCGGCTTCGCCGAGGCGATGCGCGGCGCCTCCAGCCGAATTCATACGGAAACGCAAAAGCTGCTGGATACGTGCGGAACAGGCGGATCCGGCATCCACAAAATCAACGTATCCACGACGGCGGCGATCGTGGCAGCCTCGGTGTCGGTGCGGGTAGCTAAACACGGCAACCGGTCGGCATCCGGCCGTTCGGGAAGCGCCGATGTTCTCGAAGCGTTGGGCGTGAATATCCAATTGGACGCCAGCCAAGCGAAACGCTGTCTGGATGATATCGGCATCTGCTTTATGTTTTCACAGCTGTATCATCCATCGATGAAGCACGCGGCAGGCCCTCGCAAAGAGTTGGGGATTCGAACGGTCTTCAACATGCTGGGGCCATTAACGAATCCGGCAGGAGCGGATCGCCAGGTGCTGGGCATTTATGACGGCAGCAAAACGTCGACGATCGCTGAAGTGCTGCGCGAGCTCGGATCCAAACGGGCGCTGGTTGTCAGCAGCCAGGAAGGTCTGGATGAAATCAGCATTTCGTCGCCGACACGGGTATCCGAGTTGAAAAACGGGGAGATCACAACCTACGAACTGCTGCCGGAAGATCTGGGACTTCGCACGTACCCGCTGGAAGCGATGATCGGCGGCGATCCCGAGACGAATGCGGAGATCGTCCGGCGCGTGCTGCAAGGGGAGCGCGGCGCTCACCGTGACGTCGTACTGGCCAACGCAGGCGCTTGCGTATATGTGGCTGGTTTGGCGGACACGATCCGGGACGGAGTTACGATCGCTGCGGATGCGATCGATTCCGGGAAGGCCTATGCCAAGCTGCAACAGCTGATTCAGACAACGGGGGAATTAAGTTATGTATCTTGA
- the trpE gene encoding anthranilate synthase component I yields MATPNVEQVIALANEYNLIPIARTLLADMETPIRIFRRIAQREQAFLLESVEGGSQWARYSFIGTAPFLTISAKKGEITIQREGGTEHLRSSRPVDELKAILRGYRSPKLPEMPPFTGGAIGFFGYDLLQYYEKLPAHQVDDLNLNDMQFMFCDQVIVFDHVKQRILLVANVHVKPDDRDEDIRRAYAEAELKLDLAADLLQQEGPGESFNRRPMPVVTDLGDVKSNLTKEQFIANVEKAKEYIRAGDIFQVVLSQRFHIETEVDPLHVYRVLRTLNPSPYMYYLKLDEEIIVGTSPEALVKVENGRVETRPIAGTRPRGATEEADLALEAELLQDEKERAEHLMLVDLGRNDLGRVSEFGSVTCDSYMEIERYSHVMHMVSKVSGKLREDKDFFDAFLSCLPAGTVSGAPKLRAMEIIAELEREARGTYAGAIGYLGFSGNMDSCITIRTIVFKQGKAYVQAGGGIVWDSIPENEYQESVNKAKALLTAIRTAEQMFPPATRNDGVINQDYLYEYTPGN; encoded by the coding sequence ATGGCAACCCCGAATGTAGAACAGGTCATTGCTTTAGCAAACGAATATAATCTGATCCCGATTGCCCGAACGTTGCTCGCCGACATGGAAACCCCAATCCGGATCTTCCGTCGTATTGCTCAGCGGGAGCAGGCATTTTTGCTGGAGAGCGTGGAAGGTGGCAGTCAGTGGGCGCGGTATTCTTTCATCGGCACCGCCCCGTTCTTGACGATTTCCGCGAAGAAGGGCGAGATCACGATTCAACGGGAAGGCGGTACAGAGCATTTGCGCTCGTCCCGTCCCGTCGATGAGTTGAAGGCGATCCTGCGGGGCTATCGCAGTCCGAAGCTTCCGGAAATGCCGCCGTTTACGGGTGGAGCGATTGGTTTCTTTGGATATGATCTGCTGCAGTACTATGAGAAGCTGCCGGCGCATCAGGTCGATGACCTGAACCTGAATGATATGCAGTTTATGTTCTGCGATCAAGTGATCGTGTTCGACCACGTGAAGCAGCGGATCCTGCTGGTGGCCAACGTACACGTGAAGCCAGACGATCGCGACGAAGATATTCGCCGGGCTTATGCGGAAGCGGAGCTGAAGCTGGATTTGGCGGCCGATCTGCTGCAGCAGGAGGGGCCGGGCGAAAGCTTTAACCGCCGGCCGATGCCGGTCGTGACGGATCTTGGGGACGTCAAATCCAACCTGACGAAGGAGCAGTTCATCGCGAACGTTGAAAAAGCGAAGGAATATATCCGCGCAGGCGATATTTTTCAAGTGGTGCTGTCACAGCGGTTCCATATCGAAACAGAAGTTGATCCGCTTCACGTCTACCGCGTCCTGCGGACGTTAAATCCGTCGCCGTACATGTATTACCTCAAGCTGGACGAGGAGATTATCGTTGGGACGTCGCCGGAGGCTTTGGTCAAGGTAGAGAACGGCCGAGTGGAAACGCGTCCGATCGCCGGCACGAGACCGCGGGGGGCGACGGAAGAAGCCGATTTAGCGTTGGAAGCGGAGCTGCTGCAGGATGAAAAAGAACGGGCGGAACATCTGATGCTGGTCGACCTTGGACGCAACGATTTAGGCCGGGTATCCGAGTTCGGCAGCGTAACCTGCGACTCGTATATGGAGATCGAACGGTATTCCCACGTTATGCACATGGTATCCAAGGTGTCTGGCAAGCTGCGGGAGGATAAGGACTTCTTCGATGCATTCCTGTCTTGTTTGCCAGCCGGGACCGTCTCCGGGGCGCCAAAGCTGCGGGCGATGGAGATTATTGCGGAGCTGGAGCGCGAGGCACGCGGCACTTATGCCGGGGCCATTGGGTACCTTGGATTCTCAGGGAACATGGATTCTTGTATTACGATCCGCACGATCGTGTTCAAGCAAGGGAAAGCATACGTGCAGGCCGGCGGAGGCATCGTATGGGATTCCATACCGGAGAACGAATATCAGGAGTCGGTGAACAAGGCGAAGGCTTTGCTGACGGCGATCCGTACAGCGGAGCAGATGTTTCCGCCAGCCACCCGAAATGACGGTGTGATTAATCAGGATTACCTTTACGAATATACCCCGGGGAACTAA
- the aroH gene encoding chorismate mutase, producing the protein MYNRGIRGATTVSRNDEQEILDATAELLKEIVARNEIEPEDICSVWITVTPDLTATFPARAIRVLNGWDMVPLMCSTEIPVQGALPKCIRLLIQVNTTKGQRDMKHVYLNEARSLRPDLSSTNS; encoded by the coding sequence ATGTATAACAGAGGTATTCGCGGAGCAACGACGGTATCCCGCAACGACGAACAGGAAATTCTGGACGCGACAGCTGAGTTGTTAAAAGAGATTGTCGCTCGCAACGAAATCGAGCCTGAGGATATTTGCAGCGTTTGGATTACGGTTACGCCGGACTTGACGGCGACTTTTCCGGCTCGTGCCATTCGCGTATTAAACGGGTGGGATATGGTTCCTCTGATGTGCTCCACGGAAATCCCGGTTCAAGGCGCTTTGCCGAAGTGTATCCGGCTGCTGATTCAGGTGAACACCACCAAAGGGCAGCGGGATATGAAGCACGTGTATTTGAACGAAGCCCGCAGCCTCCGTCCGGACCTCAGCTCCACCAATTCCTGA
- the aroB gene encoding 3-dehydroquinate synthase: MRTLQVDLGERSYPIYIGGGLLGKAGDFFEQHKLSAKSPVLIVTDDHVAPKYLPVVEASLQAKGYRTVSKVVKAGEKSKSLEVYEDVMTTAIEGGLDRRSVVVALGGGVVGDLAGFVAATYMRGVAFVQMPTTILAHDSSVGGKVAVNHRLAKNMIGAFHQPEMVLYDVDSLQTLPPRDVRAGLSEMVKHGLIWDAAFADWCREHTADLLVLDPEALGYGLTQGCSVKAQVVSVDEKENGLRAILNLGHTLGHAIEAIGGYGEFLHGEAISIGMAAAAKLAVNRGRDPHIYKYTVSLLSGFGLPTAMPAHLNEQDLIGAMMHDKKFKEQTMVFILPVEIGKVEIVSDVTLDEVRQVIAELKEEGQHV; the protein is encoded by the coding sequence ATGCGAACACTGCAGGTCGATTTGGGCGAACGTTCTTATCCGATTTATATCGGCGGCGGCTTGCTGGGAAAGGCCGGGGATTTCTTCGAGCAGCATAAGCTGTCGGCGAAGAGCCCTGTCTTAATCGTTACCGATGACCATGTCGCGCCGAAGTATCTGCCGGTTGTCGAAGCCTCGCTGCAGGCCAAAGGCTATCGTACGGTCAGCAAAGTCGTGAAGGCCGGTGAAAAATCCAAATCGCTGGAGGTTTATGAGGATGTCATGACTACGGCGATTGAAGGCGGTTTGGACCGCCGTTCTGTGGTCGTTGCGCTGGGCGGCGGCGTCGTCGGCGATTTGGCTGGCTTCGTGGCGGCAACGTATATGCGAGGCGTAGCGTTTGTGCAAATGCCTACCACGATCCTGGCTCACGACAGCAGTGTCGGAGGCAAGGTGGCCGTCAACCATCGGCTGGCCAAAAATATGATCGGCGCTTTTCATCAGCCGGAAATGGTGCTGTATGACGTGGACAGCCTGCAAACCCTGCCGCCGCGCGACGTCCGGGCGGGCTTGTCGGAAATGGTCAAGCATGGCCTGATCTGGGATGCGGCATTTGCGGACTGGTGCCGCGAGCACACGGCGGATTTGCTGGTGCTGGATCCGGAAGCGCTGGGATACGGATTAACCCAGGGGTGCTCCGTGAAAGCCCAGGTTGTCTCTGTGGATGAGAAGGAGAATGGGCTTCGTGCGATTCTCAACCTGGGGCATACGCTGGGTCATGCCATCGAGGCGATCGGCGGGTATGGTGAATTTTTGCACGGGGAAGCGATCTCGATTGGGATGGCCGCAGCGGCGAAGCTGGCAGTGAACCGGGGCCGGGATCCGCATATTTACAAGTACACGGTGTCCCTGCTGAGCGGCTTCGGTTTGCCAACGGCCATGCCGGCACATTTGAACGAGCAGGATTTGATTGGTGCGATGATGCACGACAAGAAGTTTAAGGAACAGACGATGGTGTTTATTTTGCCTGTAGAGATCGGCAAGGTGGAAATTGTCTCAGACGTGACATTGGACGAAGTCCGCCAGGTGATTGCTGAACTCAAAGAGGAGGGACAACATGTATAA
- the aroC gene encoding chorismate synthase, with translation MSLRYLTAGETHGPQLTAIIEGLPSHLQLDFEALNFELARRQKGYGRGRRMQIEKDTAKIVGGVRHGYTTGAPVALVVENNDWKHWQKIMNIEPIEGTDEEKRRVHRPRPGHADLNGGLKYNHKDLRNVLERSSARETAVRVAVGAVAKQLLGRFGIRIAGHVIRIGEIEAPPHNLPLDELARVTEASSVRVADLETEKKMEAYIDKIKEEGDSIGGIVECIVEGVPVGLGSHVQYDRKLDGRIAQAVMSINAFKGVEIGIGFEAGKLPGSKVHDEILYSEERGYYRATNRLGGFEGGMTNGMPIVVRGVMKPIPTLYKPLQSVDIDTREAFAAQVERSDACAVPAASVVLENVVAWEVAKAFLEKFGGDSIGEIERNYKGYLAQLEEY, from the coding sequence ATGAGTTTGCGATACTTAACAGCCGGGGAGACGCATGGACCCCAGTTGACTGCGATTATTGAAGGCTTGCCCAGCCATTTGCAGCTGGATTTTGAAGCGTTGAATTTTGAGTTGGCCCGTCGTCAGAAAGGGTATGGCCGCGGCCGTCGGATGCAGATCGAGAAAGATACCGCGAAGATCGTCGGGGGAGTCCGGCACGGGTATACAACAGGAGCGCCGGTGGCACTGGTTGTGGAGAACAACGACTGGAAGCATTGGCAGAAAATCATGAACATCGAGCCGATCGAAGGCACGGACGAGGAGAAACGCAGAGTACATCGTCCCCGTCCAGGGCATGCCGATTTAAACGGAGGCTTGAAATATAACCATAAAGACCTGCGGAACGTGCTGGAGCGTTCGAGCGCACGCGAAACCGCTGTTCGCGTGGCGGTTGGTGCGGTGGCCAAGCAGCTCCTGGGGCGCTTTGGCATCCGGATCGCCGGGCATGTCATTCGCATCGGCGAAATTGAAGCACCGCCGCATAACCTGCCGCTGGACGAGTTGGCTCGAGTCACCGAAGCTTCTTCGGTGCGGGTTGCCGACCTTGAGACGGAGAAGAAGATGGAAGCCTACATCGATAAAATCAAGGAGGAAGGCGACTCCATCGGCGGCATCGTCGAATGTATCGTTGAAGGCGTTCCGGTCGGACTGGGAAGCCATGTGCAGTATGACCGCAAGCTGGACGGCCGTATCGCGCAAGCGGTAATGTCGATTAACGCGTTTAAGGGCGTGGAAATCGGCATCGGTTTTGAAGCCGGGAAGCTGCCAGGCTCCAAGGTTCATGACGAAATTTTGTACAGCGAGGAGCGCGGCTATTACCGGGCGACCAACCGGCTCGGCGGCTTCGAGGGCGGGATGACCAACGGCATGCCAATCGTCGTTCGCGGCGTAATGAAGCCGATCCCGACGTTATACAAACCGCTGCAAAGCGTCGACATCGACACCCGCGAGGCGTTTGCTGCTCAGGTGGAGCGCTCTGATGCTTGTGCAGTGCCAGCCGCGAGCGTTGTGCTCGAGAACGTGGTCGCTTGGGAAGTGGCCAAAGCGTTCCTGGAGAAATTCGGCGGCGATTCGATCGGGGAGATCGAGCGTAATTATAAGGGATATTTGGCTCAACTGGAGGAATATTGA
- a CDS encoding hemolysin family protein → MLGLLVVFILILINAFFAASEIALISLNDNKIKAMAGQGHRKAKVIVGLLGEPSKFLATIQIGITLAGFFASAFAGESFADDLAAYLIRMGLPIPENVLSTISLIIITLLLSYFQLVLGELVPKRVAMNKAEAMAMFAATTLSILSKATSPFVKLLTTSTNMLVRLFGIDPNAKEEEVSEEEIRMMLDTGEEMGTIQPSERLMINNIFDFDNLTVSDIMTHRIDVVAIPADADQQTVAEIADKEQYTRFPVYEDTVDNMIGILHSKDLIRFLRNGEKEHWNLQELVTPPYFIPISKKTNELFEEMQQNRIHMAIVVDEYGGTAGIVTMEDLLEEIVGNIYDEHDEEEREYEQVGEGSYLFSGTMSLDDAQEILDIKLPIEHYDTLSGFMIGQLKRIPTVNEIPEFEYGGYVFAVREVGQHRIRKLAATRLTDPEQAFSVHPVSMDS, encoded by the coding sequence TTGTTGGGACTTTTAGTTGTCTTCATATTAATTTTGATTAATGCCTTTTTTGCTGCATCGGAAATCGCCTTGATCTCCTTGAACGATAATAAAATTAAAGCGATGGCGGGGCAGGGCCACCGGAAAGCGAAGGTTATCGTAGGTTTGCTTGGCGAGCCCAGCAAGTTTCTGGCGACGATTCAAATTGGCATCACGCTTGCGGGCTTTTTTGCCAGTGCCTTCGCCGGGGAAAGCTTTGCCGACGACCTGGCGGCTTATTTAATCCGCATGGGGCTGCCGATTCCCGAAAACGTGCTTAGCACGATATCGCTGATCATCATCACTTTGTTGCTCTCATACTTCCAGTTGGTGCTGGGGGAGCTGGTGCCGAAACGGGTAGCCATGAACAAGGCCGAAGCGATGGCGATGTTTGCGGCTACGACGTTGTCCATCTTGTCGAAGGCGACCTCGCCGTTCGTGAAGCTGCTGACCACGTCCACCAACATGTTGGTGCGGCTGTTTGGCATCGATCCGAACGCTAAGGAGGAGGAAGTCTCCGAGGAGGAGATCCGCATGATGTTGGATACCGGAGAGGAAATGGGGACGATCCAGCCTAGCGAGCGCCTGATGATTAACAACATCTTTGATTTTGACAATTTGACGGTGTCCGATATCATGACGCACCGGATTGACGTCGTAGCTATCCCGGCCGATGCCGATCAGCAGACCGTGGCTGAAATTGCCGATAAGGAGCAATATACCCGCTTCCCGGTGTATGAGGATACAGTTGACAATATGATTGGAATATTGCACAGTAAGGATTTGATTCGCTTTTTACGCAACGGGGAGAAGGAGCATTGGAATTTACAGGAGCTGGTGACGCCGCCTTATTTTATCCCGATCTCCAAAAAAACGAATGAACTGTTCGAGGAAATGCAGCAAAACCGCATTCATATGGCCATCGTCGTAGACGAATACGGAGGAACCGCCGGCATCGTGACGATGGAGGATTTGCTGGAGGAAATCGTCGGCAACATCTATGACGAACACGACGAAGAGGAACGGGAATACGAGCAGGTTGGCGAAGGCAGTTATCTGTTCAGCGGTACGATGTCCCTCGACGATGCCCAGGAGATCTTGGATATTAAGCTTCCGATCGAACACTACGATACGCTAAGCGGATTTATGATCGGGCAGTTGAAGCGGATTCCGACGGTGAATGAAATACCGGAATTCGAATACGGGGGTTATGTCTTCGCTGTCCGAGAAGTTGGTCAGCATCGCATTCGCAAGCTCGCAGCCACCCGACTGACCGACCCGGAACAAGCATTTTCAGTTCATCCGGTTTCCATGGATTCTTAA
- a CDS encoding CheR family methyltransferase: MDLNRIFPDIPRVDNTETAPDPDYLGFIQNIKKSTGIDLAQYKEAQMKRRLTTLRNKNGYSKFADFYTAMLSNKQLFYEFLDKMTINVSEFWRNPNRWEVLRDSVLPGLAAGRPRLKVWSAACSTGEEPYTLAMILADLGLLANTYLLATDIDEGALGKAQEGLYLERSLKDVPKAVAERYFTPEGPMFRFDPKLKKAVTFKKQNLLLDPFEEGFDLIVCRNVMIYFTEEAKQGLYHKFSRALRPGGVLFVGSTEQIFSPGQYDLEAAETFFYRKKGEGNNGASN; the protein is encoded by the coding sequence ATGGATTTGAACCGGATTTTTCCCGACATCCCTCGGGTAGACAACACAGAGACGGCACCGGATCCGGATTATCTCGGCTTTATCCAGAACATTAAAAAAAGCACGGGTATCGATTTGGCCCAATACAAGGAAGCGCAAATGAAGCGGCGTTTGACGACGCTGCGCAATAAGAACGGCTATTCGAAGTTTGCGGATTTTTATACGGCGATGCTGAGCAACAAGCAGTTATTTTATGAATTTTTGGACAAGATGACGATTAACGTATCTGAATTTTGGCGCAACCCCAATCGCTGGGAAGTGCTGAGGGACTCGGTGCTGCCGGGGCTGGCCGCCGGGCGGCCCCGGCTGAAGGTGTGGAGCGCGGCCTGTTCGACGGGAGAGGAGCCATACACGTTGGCCATGATTCTCGCAGATCTGGGGCTTCTAGCGAACACCTATTTGCTGGCAACGGACATTGATGAAGGAGCGCTCGGGAAAGCCCAGGAAGGATTATATCTGGAGCGTTCGCTGAAGGATGTGCCGAAGGCGGTCGCCGAGCGTTATTTTACGCCGGAAGGCCCGATGTTCCGCTTTGATCCGAAGCTGAAGAAGGCCGTCACGTTCAAGAAGCAAAACCTGCTGCTCGATCCGTTTGAAGAGGGCTTTGACCTGATCGTTTGCCGCAACGTGATGATTTATTTTACCGAAGAAGCAAAACAAGGGCTTTATCATAAGTTTTCGCGTGCGCTGCGTCCCGGCGGCGTCCTGTTCGTCGGCAGCACGGAGCAAATTTTCTCCCCTGGCCAATACGATTTGGAAGCGGCGGAAACGTTCTTTTATCGTAAGAAGGGGGAAGGGAACAACGGAGCGAGCAACTGA
- the ndk gene encoding nucleoside-diphosphate kinase: protein MERTFLMVKPDGVQRGLIGRIISRFEDKGFQLVAGKLVQVTEEQAKRHYAEHEGKPFFDELVGFITSGPVFAMVWEGDDIINLSRMVIGKTKVTEALPGTIRGDFAAHTPFNLIHGSDGVESAEREIANFFEPHELLQYTRSVSPWI from the coding sequence ATGGAAAGAACGTTTTTAATGGTTAAGCCGGACGGCGTACAGCGCGGGCTGATCGGCAGAATTATCAGCCGGTTCGAGGATAAGGGATTTCAACTCGTCGCAGGCAAGCTGGTTCAAGTGACAGAAGAGCAGGCGAAGAGACATTATGCGGAGCATGAGGGCAAGCCTTTCTTTGACGAACTGGTGGGCTTCATTACTTCTGGGCCGGTATTTGCCATGGTATGGGAAGGGGATGACATCATTAACTTGTCCCGCATGGTCATCGGCAAGACGAAAGTCACCGAGGCGCTTCCCGGCACGATTCGGGGGGATTTTGCCGCCCATACGCCGTTTAATCTGATTCATGGTTCCGACGGAGTAGAGAGTGCGGAGCGAGAAATCGCCAACTTCTTTGAGCCTCATGAGCTACTACAGTATACGAGAAGCGTGAGCCCATGGATTTGA
- a CDS encoding polyprenyl synthetase family protein: protein MKLLDIFGALKKDMDFIERQLYRSIDGDDDLLSETSLHLLKAGGKRLRPVFVLLGGKFGNYDLQKLQYIAVPLELIHSASLVHDDVIDDADTRRGKATVKSKWDNRIAMYTGDYIYAKALMQVSELANPYIHRILAKAMVQMSIGEMEQIRDFFNTEQSVRNYLLRIRRKTALLIAISCQLGAMAADAPAKVSALLYRYGYNVGMAFQIRDDLLDLFGTEKTIGKPPGSDMRQGNITLPVLYALQEPDLREPLLREIRGIQAGDGSGDVSRAIEMIRTSPGIGKAEALADRYIAKALAALQQLPDTAARSHLQDIAEFVNKRSY from the coding sequence ATGAAACTACTGGATATTTTCGGTGCGTTAAAAAAAGATATGGATTTTATCGAACGCCAGCTGTACCGCAGCATCGACGGCGATGACGATCTGCTCAGCGAGACGTCCCTGCACTTGTTGAAGGCAGGCGGGAAGCGGCTGCGGCCGGTCTTCGTATTGCTTGGCGGGAAGTTTGGGAACTACGATCTGCAGAAGCTGCAGTATATCGCTGTGCCGCTGGAGCTCATCCATTCGGCGTCACTCGTTCACGATGACGTGATCGACGATGCCGACACGCGGCGGGGCAAAGCGACGGTAAAGTCGAAGTGGGATAATCGGATCGCCATGTATACCGGCGACTACATCTACGCCAAGGCCCTGATGCAGGTATCCGAGCTCGCAAATCCATACATACACCGCATACTGGCCAAAGCGATGGTGCAGATGTCGATCGGGGAAATGGAGCAGATCCGCGATTTTTTCAACACGGAGCAAAGCGTACGCAACTATTTGCTGCGCATCCGGCGGAAAACCGCTTTGCTCATCGCCATCAGCTGTCAGCTGGGAGCCATGGCGGCAGATGCTCCGGCCAAAGTGAGTGCGCTGCTGTACCGGTACGGGTACAACGTGGGCATGGCCTTCCAGATTCGCGACGATCTGCTTGATTTATTTGGTACTGAGAAGACGATCGGTAAACCGCCGGGCAGCGATATGCGCCAGGGCAACATCACGCTTCCTGTGCTTTACGCTCTGCAGGAGCCTGATTTAAGAGAGCCGCTGCTTCGGGAAATTCGCGGCATCCAGGCCGGAGACGGCAGCGGGGATGTGTCCCGTGCGATCGAAATGATTCGGACAAGCCCGGGCATTGGCAAAGCGGAGGCGTTGGCCGACCGCTATATTGCAAAAGCGCTGGCGGCGTTGCAGCAGCTGCCGGATACAGCGGCGCGCTCCCATTTACAGGACATTGCAGAATTTGTTAACAAACGCTCCTATTAA
- a CDS encoding menaquinone biosynthesis protein, whose product MNNRENENILIGQIKYSNVWPVFHYFDVTRLSQVSQLVTEVPSKLNRRMLGGMLDISPVSSFAYGYGSERFLLLPDLSVSSDGPVGSILLFSRKPPEEIANGKIALTNTSATSVNLLKIIMEKAYGGKPEYWDSEPDLDLMMAESDGALLIGDHAIQASWRDHDYIVTDLGEVWKSWTGYGMTFAVWAVQKSFAEAHGDYLAEVTEAFVESKRKSLSDVSPLVAKACAEIGGTADYWRHYFTQNIRYDFNESHRQGLSLYFDYAYEMGLLDHRVELEIWSDNLLTRVKE is encoded by the coding sequence ATGAACAATCGGGAGAATGAAAACATCCTCATCGGCCAAATCAAATACAGCAACGTCTGGCCCGTTTTTCATTATTTTGATGTGACGCGCCTGTCCCAAGTGAGCCAACTCGTCACCGAGGTCCCTTCGAAGCTGAACCGCCGGATGCTTGGCGGGATGCTGGATATTTCCCCGGTGTCTTCTTTTGCCTACGGGTACGGCTCGGAGCGGTTCCTGCTGCTGCCGGATCTTTCCGTCAGCTCCGATGGGCCGGTGGGTTCGATTCTGCTGTTCTCGCGGAAGCCGCCGGAGGAAATTGCGAACGGCAAGATCGCGCTAACGAATACGTCGGCAACTTCGGTCAATTTGCTGAAGATCATTATGGAAAAAGCGTACGGTGGCAAACCTGAGTATTGGGACAGTGAGCCTGATTTGGATCTGATGATGGCAGAAAGCGACGGCGCGCTGTTGATCGGCGATCACGCGATTCAGGCATCCTGGCGGGATCACGATTATATCGTTACCGATTTGGGGGAAGTTTGGAAATCATGGACCGGCTATGGTATGACCTTTGCGGTCTGGGCCGTTCAGAAGTCGTTTGCCGAAGCCCACGGCGACTATTTGGCTGAAGTGACGGAAGCCTTTGTGGAAAGCAAACGTAAGAGCTTAAGTGATGTATCCCCGCTCGTGGCCAAGGCTTGCGCCGAAATTGGCGGTACGGCGGATTATTGGCGGCATTATTTTACTCAGAACATCCGCTATGATTTTAATGAATCGCACCGCCAAGGACTTTCGTTGTATTTTGACTATGCCTATGAAATGGGGCTGCTGGATCATCGAGTAGAGCTGGAGATATGGAGTGACAATTTGCTGACACGGGTGAAAGAATGA